The Lysinibacillus irui sequence ATTTTTGTTAATCCGTAGACAACCATTAACGCAAACAACAAATTAATAACTGCAATCAAGAAAACGCTCGCACCTGCATGATAGATATCCGCTAAATTTAAGCGCATGCCCAATAATATGATTCCCAACCTTAAGAGTTTTTTGCTAGAGAATGCAATCCCCACTTGCCAGGTATCCTGTACTTTAAATGCTGCTCGCCAAGCCATTCCTACTATAATGGCAATAACCAACTGTCCCAAAATAGAGAAGAAAGGGAATGTAGCAATATATTTCGCTACTAAAGCAATAAGGAGCGTTAACAATATTCCCTTCAAGAAATTTGGAGTAAGGGTGGATTTTTCTTTATTCTGTCTTATAACCATGTTGTTCACTTCTTTCTCCCTTGTTGATTATTACTTTATTAAAAAGCACACTATTAGTAAAATACATATATATAATCGTTATTATTAATATTTCTAATAATAGAGGTGGAGCTATGCAATTCGACGCTTTAAAAACTTTCGTCACACTAGTTGAGGTGAATAACTTTACGAAAACCTCTGAATTACTTCATATTTCTCAACCAAGTGTTAGTCTACACATTAAAAATCTAGAGCAGGAATTACAGACAACCTTATTTATTCGTTCACCTAAGTCTGTACAAATTACACCAACTGGTGAAATTCTTTATAAAAGAGCTAAACAAATCATGGCTATTGCGGAAGCAGCGAGAGAAGACATAGCAGCCTACCATCAAGAAGTCCAAGGTACACTAGTAATAGGGGCGAGTTTTACGATTGGAGAATATATATTGCCTCCCATCATAGCAGGCTTGCAGCAGCAGTTCCCTCAGCTTGAGCTTCAAGTTATTATTGGCAATACAAAAGAAATCATTCAATATACAAAATTATTGCAAGTTGATATTGGTCTCATAGAAGGGCAGGCTCATGATAATGAACTATTGATTAAACCATTTATGAAGGATGAGCTATTTATTGTCAGTGCCAGCAATCATCCTCTCACAAGGGAACAACCTATTACTGCTGACAAACTTCAACAGCAAAGTTGGGTTGCACGTGAAGAAGGGTCTGGAACACGCTATTATTTAGATCATTTATTCAGAGCAAATGGTCTACAGATTCATTCCCTTTTGACTATTAGCAGTAATCAAGGGGTCAAGGAGAGCGTTATCCAAGGACTTGGACTTTCCCTGCTGTCTGCCTGTGTGATTGAACGTGAATTAAAAAATGGCGATATGACCATTTTGCCACTTGAAGGACAGCATTTTATGCGGACATTTTCTTATCTTTGCTCACCAACCGTGAAAAATAAACGCAATGTCGACATTCTCATTGATGTATTAAAAAAGAAAGCTTAGCAACTTTTCTAGTCGCTAAGCTTTCCTGATTGTCCTTCTCGTATTCAAACTTTTTGATTCAATGATTTCGACAAATTTTGTCGCGGCTCTAGAAAGAGGTACTGTTTTCAAATAACACATACCAATACTTCTTGCCGGGATACTTTCCTTTAAGGTTAATTCGTAGAGGTGACCTCGTTGAAGATAATCCTTTGAAAACTCCTTTGTTACACACGCAATGCCGAGGTTACTACGGGCAAACTCTAGCACTAGATCGTGGGAGCCTAGCTCAAACTCTGGTTCAATATAGATCCCTCTTGCAAGGAGATAATCTTCTACATATTTTCGTGAATTTGATTTTTTCTCAAGGAAAATAAGTGGGAATTTCAACAGATCCTCATAGCGTAAACTTTTAGATGATAGTGTTTTATACTTCTCCCCGCAGACAAAGATATCTTGAATATCTGTGCATACTGTTAACTGTAAAGTAGAATCTTCTATTGGAAAATTACAAAATCCTATATCTACCTCACCTGATTTAATAAAATTACAAATCTCAGAGGTTGTACCATTTAGCATCTGTAATTTAATATTCGGATACATAGTATGAAACGCTTCTAAATAAGGCATTAAAAAGAAGCGTGAAATGGTATCTCCTACCCCAATCTTTAATTGCCCTGTCGTTAAATTTTTAAATTCCAGTAACTTCTCTTCTCCAGCATCTAGAAGTCCTAAAGCTGAATTTGTATATTCGAAAAGTAGGCTGCCCTCTGTGGTCAAAGTCACACCTTTCGGGGTCCGATTAAAAAGACGTGTACCGAGCTCTTTCTCCAATTGCATCATAGCCTGACTAACAGCTGGCTGTGTCATGTATAAATCCTTAGCAGCCCTCGAAAAGCTATTATTTTTTGCTACAACACTAAAAACGCGATATAAATCTAATTTCCCTATCATATAAGCACCCCTTATAGCTATTATATGAACTATTAATTTTACTTATATCATTAATGAAGAGTATAGTAAAATCATATGGATTTTATTTCATTTGACGTTAGAGAGAATGAGGAGAGATTAAATTGGAACGTGTAATCGGTACAGTTGTAAGAGGTCTTCGTGGTCCTATTATTAACGAGGGCGATAATATTGAACAAATCGTTGTAGATACAGTGTTAAATGCTGCAAAAATTGAAGGATATGCAATCGAGGATCGTGATATTGTCACAGTAACTGAGTCTGTCGTGGCACGTGCACAAGGTAACTATGCAACGATTGACGATATCGCAGTAGATGTAGCGGCAAAGTTCGGTGATGATACGGTAGGTGTTATTTTCCCAATTTTAAGTCGCAACCGCTTTGCAAACTGTTTACGTGGAATCGCAAAAGGTGTAAAAAAAGTTGTATTAATGCTTAGCTACCCATCCGATGAAGTTGGTAATCACCTTGTAGATATTGATGAGCTTGATGTAAAAGGTATTAACCCATGGACGGATACACTAAATGAGGTTGAGTTCCGCGAGCATTTTGGCTATAAAAAACATACATTTACTGGTGTAGATTATATTGAATACTATAAAGAGTTAATTGAAGCGGAAGGGGCTTCCTGTGAGGTCATCTTCTCTAATAATCCAAAAACAATTTTAAATTA is a genomic window containing:
- a CDS encoding LysR family transcriptional regulator, with translation MQFDALKTFVTLVEVNNFTKTSELLHISQPSVSLHIKNLEQELQTTLFIRSPKSVQITPTGEILYKRAKQIMAIAEAAREDIAAYHQEVQGTLVIGASFTIGEYILPPIIAGLQQQFPQLELQVIIGNTKEIIQYTKLLQVDIGLIEGQAHDNELLIKPFMKDELFIVSASNHPLTREQPITADKLQQQSWVAREEGSGTRYYLDHLFRANGLQIHSLLTISSNQGVKESVIQGLGLSLLSACVIERELKNGDMTILPLEGQHFMRTFSYLCSPTVKNKRNVDILIDVLKKKA
- a CDS encoding LysR family transcriptional regulator, which translates into the protein MIGKLDLYRVFSVVAKNNSFSRAAKDLYMTQPAVSQAMMQLEKELGTRLFNRTPKGVTLTTEGSLLFEYTNSALGLLDAGEEKLLEFKNLTTGQLKIGVGDTISRFFLMPYLEAFHTMYPNIKLQMLNGTTSEICNFIKSGEVDIGFCNFPIEDSTLQLTVCTDIQDIFVCGEKYKTLSSKSLRYEDLLKFPLIFLEKKSNSRKYVEDYLLARGIYIEPEFELGSHDLVLEFARSNLGIACVTKEFSKDYLQRGHLYELTLKESIPARSIGMCYLKTVPLSRAATKFVEIIESKSLNTRRTIRKA